From a single Mangifera indica cultivar Alphonso chromosome 19, CATAS_Mindica_2.1, whole genome shotgun sequence genomic region:
- the LOC123203539 gene encoding probable beta-D-xylosidase 7 produces the protein MMTLQKFSLVSFLCFISFLIRVNSTQPPFSCDSAAQSYPFCQTTLPVSQRARDLVSRLTLDEKISQLVNSAPAIPRLGIPAYQWWSEALHGVTKAGAGVLFNGSIKSATSFPQVILTAASFDKRLWYRIGQAIGTEARAMYNAGQAIGMTFWAPNINIFRDPRWGRGQETPGEDPLVTGKYAVSYVRGLQGDTFEGGKLKGHLQASACCKHFTAYDLDRWKGTTRYIFDARVTSQDLADTYQPPFQSCIEQGRASGIMCAYNRVNGVPSCADYNLLSKTARKQWRFHGYITSDCDAVSIIHDDQGYAKSPEDAVVDVLKAGMDVNCGDYLLKHTKSAVQQKKLPESEIDRALHNLFSVRMRLGLFNGNPLTQLFGNIGADNVCSPAHQVLALQAAQDGIVLLKNSGKCLPLPKSKSISLAVIGPNANSAQTLLGNYAGPPCRSITLLQGLQSYVKNTVFHTGCDTVACSSASIDKAVEIAKGVDHVVLIMGLDQTQESEDHDRLDLLLPGKQKELITSVAKAAKKPVVLVLLCGGPVDISFAKSDHNIGSILWAGYPGEVGGIALAEIIFGDHNPGGRLPMTWYPQDFVKVPMTDMRMRSDSTSGYPGRTYRFYKGEKIFEFGYGLSYSKYSYKFHRASQNRLYLNVTSTLKMAENQDVASYQSVSELGTEFCDTQKFTVTVGVENCGEMAGKHPVLLFVKQAKNGNGRPLKQLVDFQSVILNAKEKAEIDFELNPCEHLSMANEDGLMVMEEGTHLLVVGDEEYPISIVV, from the exons ATGATGACCCTCCAAAAATTCTCTCTCGTATCTTTTCTTTgcttcatttcatttctgatccGAGTTAATTCAACTCAGCCTCCATTCTCTTGCGACTCAGCAGCCCAATCGTACCCATTTTGCCAGACCACACTCCCAGTCAGCCAAAGAGCCCGAGACTTGGTCTCCAGGCTGACATTAGATGAAAAGATCTCGCAACTCGTTAACTCAGCTCCTGCCATTCCCAGACTCGGTATTCCAGCTTATCAATGGTGGTCCGAGGCACTTCACGGCGTAACAAAGGCAGGCGCGGGCGTCCTCTTCAATGGAAGCATTAAGAGTGCCACTAGTTTTCCTCAAGTCATCCTCACTGCCGCTTCATTTGATAAACGTTTATGGTATCGCATTGGTCAG GCGATTGGAACTGAAGCTAGAGCAATGTACAATGCTGGGCAAGCTATTGGGATGACATTTTGGGCaccaaatattaatatatttaggGATCCAAGATGGGGGAGAGGGCAGGAGACACCTGGCGAGGATCCATTGGTTACTGGGAAGTATGCAGTCTCATATGTGAGAGGCTTACAAGGAGATACATTCGAGGGAGGAAAGCTCAAAGGCCATCTTCAAGCTTCAGCTTGTTGTAAGCATTTTACTGCTTATGATTTGGATAGATGGAAGGGCACCACTCGCTACATCTTTGATGCTCGT GTGACTTCTCAAGATTTAGCAGACACATACCAACCTCCATTCCAAAGCTGTATAGAGCAAGGTAGAGCCAGTGGAATAATGTGTGCTTATAATAGAGTTAATGGAGTTCCAAGCTGTGCAGACTACAATCTCTTGTCCAAAACTGCTAGAAAGCAATGGCGCTTTCACGG GTACATCACATCGGACTGTGACGCAGTCTCCATTATCCATGATGATCAAGGGTATGCAAAATCACCAGAGGATGCTGTTGTTGATGTGCTTAAAGCTG GCATGGATGTCAATTGTGGAGACTACCTGCTGAAACACACCAAATCAGCTGTACAGCAGAAAAAACTACCTGAATCTGAAATAGATAGAGCCCTTCACAACCTCTTCTCAGTTAGAATGAGGTTAGGACTTTTTAATGGTAATCCTCTGACGCAGCTTTTTGGCAATATTGGTGCAGACAATGTCTGCTCTCCTGCTCACCAGGTTCTAGCCCTTCAAGCAGCTCAAGATGGTATTGTCCTTTTGAAGAACTCTGGGAAGTGCCTCCCACTGCCAAAATCAAAGTCCATCTCCCTTGCTGTTATAGGCCCCAATGCCAATTCAGCTCAAACACTTCTAGGAAACTATGCAGGTCCTCCATGTAGATCAATTACACTGTTGCAAGGATTGCAAAGCTATGTCAAAAACACAGTTTTTCACACCGGTTGtgatacagtggcatgttcttcaGCTTCAATTGATAAGGCTGTGGAGATCGCAAAAGGAGTGGATCATGTGGTGTTGATTATGGGATTAGACCAAACACAAGAGAGCGAGGACCATGATCGTCTGGACTTGCTGCTCCCAGGGAAGCAAAAAGAGCTCATCACCAGTGTTGCAAAAGCTGCAAAGAAACCAGTTGTTCTGGTGCTTCTTTGTGGAGGCCCAGTTGACATATCTTTTGCCAAGTCTGACCACAATATTGGAAGCATATTGTGGGCTGGATATCCTGGTGAGGTTGGAGGCATAGCGCTTGCTGAAATCATCTTTGGTGACCACAACCCAG GAGGAAGATTACCAATGACTTGGTATCCACAAGATTTTGTCAAAGTGCCAATGACGGACATGAGAATGCGTTCTGATTCAACTTCAGGCTATCCAGGGCGCACATACCGATTCTACAAAGGcgaaaaaatttttgaattcgGTTATGGTCTCAGCTATTCAAAGTATTCATATAAGTTCCATCGTGCCAGTCAAAACAGACTTTATTTAAATGTGACATCAACTTTGAAGATGGCAGAGAATCAAGATGTTGCTTCTTACCAGTCAGTTTCAGAGTTGGGCACTGAATTTTGTGACACCCAGAAGTTCACAGTCACAGTTGGAGTGGAAAATTGTGGAGAGATGGCAGGCAAGCATCCGGTCTTGCTATTCGTGAAACAGGCaaagaatggaaatgggaggcCTTTGAAACAGTTAGTTGACTTCCAAAGCGTGATTCTAAATGCCAAAGAAAAAGCTGAAATTGATTTTGAGCTGAACCCTTGTGAGCACCTTAGCATGGCAAATGAGGATGGGTTAATGGTGATGGAAGAAGGAACTCATCTCTTGGTTGTTGGAGATGAAGAATACCCTATTAGTATTGTTGTTTAA